A genomic stretch from Sporocytophaga myxococcoides includes:
- a CDS encoding DUF4476 domain-containing protein has product MLYRTSFLKWLVPFSLITNFAFAQNFKYLGSFDQQGIPKYLETTTITPDQSLLKQINDALPDRKPVPQFHPEYISKQAETDLKLFKQADVWITFVGEVAGWKNSLGFYTYDINNPPRSVTDIKDYFIIFPNASQVGGGGNLNPGNTVKIGNFTPNTGIGWFLIADGWRNERVTKGNYLIFSNAAFNPESKETDKAHTVLLNLSGSNKLILGFEDTRRDQGSDNDFNDVLFYITANPFDAINKDNIVIVGNNPTFENNSSNNNSPDNPASDNSNSNNQGTSNNQVNASNTNIDINNGGGGNSNVASSTNNVNHSDGNSSTAINNTNINNNSSNNNSNNTTNNNNSTTIINNTTIINNGNANSNNTSNQQNSGNGQNNSGVNSNSGGRRQNSNSSSNSPHQSSDRCHKNGMTEQEFIKSYNLIKNKTTETSRKSLMQQVARPKMLTVDQCTQLIKLLDVQRNRLEMAKYLYDYTCDKPGYYMVSAVFSVSTYEREFDQFLSTKNLNNNNQPSTSSKGWNNTGNNSNNIQTSNNGTNTCCVNDGFTSDDFSRLKSSISSKSFSETMMTVTKQGVKGRCLSTGQVVELMTLFSFEKDKLDLAKYLYDFTGDKQNYYRVNDIFSFSSSVSELNNYIEKK; this is encoded by the coding sequence ATGCTTTATAGAACATCTTTTTTAAAATGGCTTGTTCCATTCTCGCTTATAACCAATTTTGCATTTGCGCAAAATTTTAAATATTTGGGATCCTTTGACCAGCAAGGAATTCCTAAATACCTGGAAACAACCACAATTACTCCGGATCAGTCATTACTAAAACAAATAAATGATGCATTACCGGACAGGAAACCTGTACCTCAATTTCACCCTGAATATATTTCCAAACAGGCTGAAACAGATCTAAAGCTTTTCAAACAAGCTGATGTCTGGATTACGTTTGTCGGAGAAGTGGCTGGGTGGAAAAATAGTCTGGGTTTTTACACTTATGATATAAATAATCCTCCCCGCTCTGTTACTGATATAAAAGACTATTTTATAATTTTCCCAAATGCATCACAAGTTGGAGGAGGAGGTAATCTGAATCCGGGAAATACTGTTAAAATAGGAAACTTTACCCCTAATACAGGAATAGGTTGGTTTCTGATTGCGGACGGTTGGAGAAATGAAAGGGTTACAAAAGGAAACTACCTTATTTTTTCCAACGCTGCTTTTAATCCCGAAAGTAAAGAAACAGATAAGGCTCATACAGTCCTTTTAAATTTATCTGGCAGCAACAAATTAATTCTTGGATTTGAAGATACCAGAAGAGATCAGGGAAGCGACAATGATTTTAATGATGTCTTATTTTATATCACAGCCAATCCTTTTGATGCTATAAATAAAGATAACATAGTTATAGTAGGTAATAATCCAACTTTCGAGAATAATTCATCAAACAATAACTCTCCGGACAATCCTGCATCAGACAATAGTAACAGTAATAACCAGGGAACCTCCAATAATCAGGTAAATGCCTCTAATACCAATATTGATATAAATAATGGTGGTGGAGGAAACAGCAATGTTGCCTCTTCAACCAACAATGTCAATCATAGTGACGGGAATAGTTCTACCGCAATCAACAACACCAATATTAACAATAACAGCTCCAATAATAATTCTAATAATACTACCAATAACAATAACTCCACAACCATTATTAACAATACCACTATTATCAATAATGGAAACGCCAATAGTAATAACACATCCAATCAGCAAAATTCTGGCAACGGACAAAATAATAGTGGAGTTAATAGCAATTCCGGCGGAAGACGACAAAACAGTAACAGCAGCAGTAATTCGCCTCATCAATCTTCTGATAGATGCCATAAGAATGGTATGACAGAACAGGAATTTATAAAATCATACAACTTAATAAAGAACAAAACAACAGAGACTAGTCGTAAATCTTTGATGCAACAGGTGGCCAGGCCTAAAATGTTGACTGTAGATCAGTGTACTCAACTGATAAAGTTATTAGATGTACAAAGGAACAGATTGGAAATGGCCAAGTATCTTTATGACTACACATGTGATAAACCAGGATATTACATGGTTAGTGCAGTTTTCTCTGTATCAACCTATGAAAGAGAATTCGATCAATTTCTTTCTACAAAAAATCTAAACAACAACAACCAGCCATCGACCAGTTCAAAGGGCTGGAATAATACCGGCAATAATTCAAACAACATCCAGACATCCAACAATGGTACTAATACCTGTTGCGTAAATGATGGATTTACCAGCGATGATTTTTCAAGGTTAAAATCAAGTATCTCTTCAAAAAGTTTTAGTGAAACAATGATGACTGTCACCAAACAGGGAGTAAAAGGAAGGTGTCTATCAACAGGACAGGTTGTGGAATTAATGACATTATTCTCTTTTGAAAAGGACAAACTTGATCTTGCAAAATACCTTTATGACTTTACCGGAGACAAACAAAATTACTACAGAGTGAACGATATATTCTCATTCTCCTCGTCTGTGAGTGAATTAAACAACTACATTGAGAAAAAATAA
- a CDS encoding MFS transporter produces MSEHSRTTQRIAVGLLFFLHGLCFSSWASRIPDIQQKLKLTEVSLGMVLFALPIGLLASMPLSGWLTARYGSSKIVLGAILSYGLILSFIGLAEDKYELILALFLFGVASNTVNIAVNTQALIVEALYHRSIMASFHGLWSLAGFSGAALGSFMISKGNSPQLHFFIVTLFIFCAAAIVSFFIPKAVRKENKGPLFVLPDKSIFIYGLIAFCCMTCEGAMFDWSGVYFKKVVLAEKGWIGIGYSAFMSTMALGRFFADSYTTRFGLKQTLFVSGLLITVGLLTAIIFPTLYIAIAGFLLVGFGVSSVVPLAYGAAGKSTKVPTEIALTAVASIGFIGLLIGPPLIGLFAGLTSLRISFLIISFLGLSVALLSFVIKQEQD; encoded by the coding sequence ATGTCTGAACATAGTCGTACAACACAAAGAATTGCCGTAGGTTTATTATTTTTCCTTCATGGTCTTTGTTTTTCTTCCTGGGCTTCAAGAATCCCGGATATTCAACAAAAACTAAAATTAACCGAAGTTTCGCTGGGAATGGTATTGTTCGCTTTGCCCATAGGCTTGCTGGCTTCCATGCCTTTGTCCGGGTGGCTGACAGCCAGATATGGAAGCAGTAAGATTGTTCTGGGAGCAATTCTATCGTATGGCTTAATTCTATCCTTTATCGGACTGGCAGAAGATAAATATGAGTTAATCCTTGCATTGTTCCTCTTTGGAGTGGCTAGTAACACGGTAAATATTGCTGTCAATACCCAGGCTTTAATAGTGGAAGCATTATATCATCGTTCCATTATGGCTTCCTTTCATGGTTTATGGAGCCTTGCAGGATTCAGCGGAGCCGCCCTGGGATCATTTATGATCAGCAAAGGAAATTCTCCCCAGCTCCACTTTTTTATTGTTACTCTCTTTATTTTCTGCGCAGCTGCTATTGTTTCATTCTTTATACCCAAAGCTGTAAGGAAAGAAAACAAAGGGCCCTTATTCGTTTTGCCTGATAAATCAATTTTCATATACGGGCTTATTGCTTTTTGCTGTATGACATGTGAAGGTGCTATGTTTGACTGGAGTGGTGTTTATTTCAAAAAAGTTGTACTTGCTGAAAAAGGCTGGATTGGAATTGGATATTCAGCCTTCATGAGCACAATGGCATTGGGAAGATTTTTTGCGGATAGCTATACAACTCGTTTCGGATTAAAACAAACCTTGTTTGTCAGTGGCTTGTTAATAACTGTTGGCCTGCTCACTGCAATCATATTTCCAACCTTATACATTGCAATTGCAGGCTTTTTGCTTGTTGGATTCGGAGTATCATCAGTCGTCCCGTTAGCCTATGGCGCTGCCGGCAAATCTACGAAAGTACCTACAGAAATTGCCCTCACAGCAGTTGCTTCCATAGGATTTATCGGATTACTGATAGGACCACCTCTCATTGGTCTTTTTGCAGGCTTAACAAGCCTAAGGATTTCATTCCTCATTATTTCCTTTCTTGGTCTAAGTGTGGCTTTATTGTCTTTTGTAATCAAACAAGAACAGGATTGA
- a CDS encoding VOC family protein, translating to MERNVVGWFEIPVKELDRAKKFYSTVFEKKLTDMPMDDLEMATFDMVDDGPNSGGALVKGEETTPSSSGTVVYFSCDDIQNELSRVEKSGGKIVFPKTSIGEYGFIAHIIDTEGNRIGLHSVN from the coding sequence ATGGAAAGAAACGTAGTAGGCTGGTTTGAAATACCAGTAAAAGAATTGGATAGAGCAAAAAAATTCTATAGTACGGTTTTTGAGAAAAAATTAACCGACATGCCAATGGATGATCTTGAGATGGCAACTTTTGACATGGTTGATGATGGTCCTAATTCGGGAGGAGCTTTGGTTAAAGGTGAGGAAACAACACCTAGTTCATCAGGCACAGTGGTATATTTCTCATGTGATGATATTCAGAATGAACTTTCAAGAGTTGAAAAGAGCGGAGGGAAAATTGTATTCCCTAAAACTTCCATAGGAGAATATGGATTTATAGCACACATCATAGACACAGAAGGAAATCGAATTGGGTTGCATTCAGTTAATTAA
- a CDS encoding c-type cytochrome: MKISDCILFILLFLLMTFPGSSSGQSKELPSDRESIDKGETLFLNNCNVCHAIPVERIGPALSTVTKKRSLTWLLGFIKNSQSMITAGDTHAVFIFRSYNNTVMPSFKKLSDDDIFDILAYIQDASKTGSPKDLHPEVLLSGKYGDAILHGKFLFDQQCAVCHAFDKEVIGPALGSTPKTLPLSWLIPFVHNSQEVIKKGDIYANFISEQYDHYKMPAFTYLSENDIRDIFLYLNAKATGPVHISGSNAALNPDLSPMSKLKVDPGPPRMSFEEGRHYRRYISLNLIQGLFLLGALIHIAFIIALAFIFFRLINK; this comes from the coding sequence ATGAAGATCTCTGATTGTATATTATTTATTCTTCTGTTTTTACTTATGACGTTTCCTGGAAGCTCTTCAGGGCAGAGTAAGGAATTACCTTCTGATAGGGAGAGTATTGATAAAGGAGAAACATTGTTCCTTAATAACTGCAATGTTTGTCATGCCATACCCGTTGAGCGAATTGGACCTGCCTTATCCACAGTCACAAAAAAAAGATCATTAACCTGGTTACTTGGCTTTATTAAAAACTCTCAAAGTATGATTACTGCAGGAGATACTCATGCAGTCTTTATTTTTAGAAGTTACAATAACACAGTAATGCCTTCATTTAAGAAACTTTCGGATGACGATATTTTTGATATATTGGCATATATTCAGGATGCATCAAAGACGGGTTCTCCAAAAGATTTACATCCGGAAGTTCTGTTAAGTGGCAAGTATGGCGATGCTATTTTACACGGCAAGTTTCTTTTTGATCAGCAGTGCGCTGTGTGCCATGCATTCGACAAAGAGGTAATAGGTCCGGCTTTAGGAAGTACACCTAAAACTCTCCCTCTGAGCTGGTTGATTCCTTTTGTGCACAATTCTCAGGAGGTGATAAAGAAGGGGGATATTTATGCCAATTTTATATCAGAACAATATGATCATTATAAAATGCCTGCTTTTACATATCTGAGTGAAAATGACATACGGGATATTTTTCTTTATCTTAATGCTAAAGCCACAGGTCCGGTCCACATTTCAGGTTCCAATGCAGCTTTGAATCCTGACCTGTCTCCAATGTCAAAATTAAAAGTAGATCCGGGGCCTCCCAGGATGAGCTTTGAAGAAGGGCGTCATTACAGAAGATATATAAGTCTGAATCTGATACAAGGTTTATTCCTGTTGGGGGCCTTGATTCACATAGCCTTTATAATCGCTTTAGCATTTATATTTTTCAGGCTGATAAATAAATGA
- a CDS encoding sterol desaturase family protein produces the protein MSEKAPFKIGEGYISSYSCIFLGLISLFAIVCFHFPEHFTTPEFREVYTGEMMKTILMGVIIASFFFAALGFLLSKKKKLPVIGIVLCTLSIALGGFEVKARAVDKTAWSIGLDWLLIDLFILALIFIPIEMAFPKRIGQKRFHAEWRTDLVYFAISHLFVQFFGVITQAPAKVLFGQLGLDRIHTWVQELPFVAEFLLALLVTDLFQYWAHRLFHSHVYLWRFHSVHHSTQSMDWLAGSRTHFVDIFVTRSISFIPLYICGFSMITFNTYIIFVSIHAVLIHANTGINFGIFKYIFVTPQFHHWHHSDDPNIYGKNFAIHFPFLDKIFGTYYLPGDVWPEGTGVREANYPKGYLKQLIYPFTKSPFDKDLNMIDKSER, from the coding sequence ATGTCAGAAAAAGCACCTTTTAAAATTGGAGAAGGCTATATAAGTAGTTATAGCTGTATATTTTTAGGTTTGATATCATTATTTGCAATTGTATGTTTTCATTTTCCAGAACATTTTACAACTCCGGAATTTCGTGAAGTATACACAGGGGAAATGATGAAAACTATATTAATGGGTGTTATCATTGCTTCATTCTTTTTTGCTGCTCTTGGTTTTTTGCTCAGTAAAAAGAAAAAGCTTCCTGTAATAGGTATAGTTCTTTGCACGCTATCTATAGCCTTGGGAGGCTTTGAAGTAAAAGCAAGAGCTGTTGACAAAACAGCATGGAGCATAGGTCTGGACTGGCTATTAATCGATCTGTTTATACTTGCCTTGATTTTTATTCCTATAGAGATGGCATTTCCCAAGCGGATTGGACAAAAGAGATTTCATGCAGAATGGAGAACAGACCTGGTATATTTTGCAATCAGTCATTTGTTTGTTCAGTTTTTCGGAGTTATTACACAAGCACCGGCAAAGGTATTGTTTGGTCAATTAGGTCTTGATAGAATTCATACATGGGTTCAGGAACTACCTTTTGTTGCAGAGTTTTTACTTGCTTTACTGGTTACGGATTTATTTCAGTATTGGGCTCATCGACTTTTTCATTCGCATGTATATTTATGGAGATTCCATTCTGTACACCATTCGACGCAATCTATGGACTGGCTCGCAGGTTCAAGGACGCACTTTGTGGATATTTTTGTTACAAGGTCAATCTCTTTTATTCCTCTATATATATGCGGCTTTTCAATGATTACATTTAATACATATATAATTTTTGTATCTATCCATGCAGTGCTGATTCATGCCAATACAGGGATTAATTTTGGTATATTCAAATACATTTTTGTAACACCTCAGTTTCATCATTGGCATCATAGCGATGATCCGAATATTTATGGTAAGAACTTTGCCATTCATTTCCCATTTTTAGATAAGATTTTTGGAACCTATTATTTACCCGGTGATGTCTGGCCTGAAGGAACAGGAGTGAGGGAAGCAAATTACCCTAAAGGATATTTGAAACAATTAATTTATCCGTTTACCAAAAGTCCTTTTGATAAAGATTTAAACATGATTGATAAAAGTGAAAGATGA
- a CDS encoding pyridoxal phosphate-dependent aminotransferase, producing MRHKILSGGAKELSYEIREIVKKADQLKDLGLTIYWENIGDPIQKNSEIPQWMKEIISGLVMDNKSYSYCPSKGNLETRHFLSKLNNARGGAQITADDILFFNGLGDAIAKVYQFIDPTLRVIGPSPAYSTHSSAEAAHANQVPITYKLDPNNHWYPDLDDLYNKVKYNPNIIGILIINPDNPTGMVYPYETLKRIVEIAREFKLMLISDEIYLNITYNGARAYSLAEVIEDLPGIAMKGISKELPWPGSRCGWMEYYNKDKDKEFTKFCAALDNAKMIEVCSTTLPQLAIPKIMGDPRFQPYRKELNERIGRRSKIIADILGEIPELMFNETFGAFYNTIIFREGVLRPDQKLKIDNPEVKKLVESWVEKEDVALDKRFVYYLLASTGICVVPISSFCSDLKGFRITLLEENEDMLKNNFIRLREAIREYLASKTETVKAMV from the coding sequence ATGAGACACAAGATATTAAGTGGTGGAGCAAAAGAACTTAGCTATGAAATAAGGGAAATAGTGAAGAAAGCTGATCAGTTGAAAGACCTTGGCTTAACTATTTATTGGGAAAATATCGGGGATCCGATCCAAAAAAATTCCGAAATCCCTCAATGGATGAAGGAAATTATTTCCGGCTTGGTGATGGATAACAAATCTTACAGTTATTGTCCTTCCAAAGGTAATCTTGAGACAAGACACTTTCTATCCAAATTGAATAATGCCAGAGGCGGTGCCCAGATTACAGCGGATGATATATTATTCTTTAACGGACTTGGAGATGCTATCGCAAAGGTTTATCAGTTTATTGATCCAACACTGAGGGTTATCGGGCCTTCTCCTGCTTATAGCACCCACTCTTCTGCTGAAGCTGCACATGCAAACCAGGTTCCGATTACATATAAGCTTGATCCTAACAATCATTGGTATCCGGATCTGGACGATCTTTATAACAAAGTAAAATACAATCCGAATATAATAGGAATTCTGATTATCAATCCTGATAACCCTACAGGAATGGTATATCCTTATGAGACATTGAAAAGAATTGTAGAGATCGCAAGAGAATTTAAACTGATGCTGATCAGTGATGAGATTTATCTTAACATTACATATAATGGTGCCAGAGCTTATTCACTTGCTGAAGTAATTGAAGACCTTCCTGGAATTGCAATGAAAGGTATCTCTAAAGAGCTTCCTTGGCCTGGCTCAAGATGTGGTTGGATGGAATATTATAATAAGGATAAAGATAAAGAGTTTACCAAATTCTGTGCTGCTTTGGATAATGCAAAGATGATCGAGGTTTGCTCGACTACTTTACCTCAGCTTGCCATTCCAAAAATCATGGGTGATCCAAGGTTTCAGCCATACAGAAAAGAGCTTAATGAACGTATAGGAAGAAGAAGCAAGATTATAGCAGATATCCTGGGCGAAATTCCAGAACTGATGTTTAATGAAACATTTGGCGCATTTTATAATACTATTATATTCAGGGAAGGGGTATTAAGGCCAGATCAGAAATTAAAGATTGACAATCCGGAAGTAAAGAAGCTTGTAGAGAGCTGGGTTGAAAAAGAAGATGTGGCTTTAGATAAGAGATTCGTTTATTATCTGCTTGCTTCTACAGGAATATGCGTTGTCCCCATTTCCTCTTTCTGCTCAGATCTGAAAGGCTTTAGAATTACACTGCTGGAAGAAAATGAAGATATGCTTAAAAATAATTTTATAAGACTCAGAGAAGCTATTAGAGAATACCTTGCAAGCAAAACTGAGACTGTAAAAGCTATGGTTTAA
- a CDS encoding cytochrome c oxidase subunit I produces the protein MEGTTPERNKLFRFIFTYVFSQDHKMIAKQYLFTAIFWALLGSLFSVIMRIQLGFPDADVSWLKPLLGRWIQDGRLDPEFYLSMVTIHGTIMIFFVLTAGLSGTFSNLLIPLQIGARDMASPFINMLSYWLFFISGFIMFCSLFLSTGPAAGGWTSYPPLSALPEALRGSGGGVTLWIISMVFFIVSTLLGGLNYITTVLNLRTHGMYMTRLPLTVWGLFFTAILGLVSFPVLFSAMLLLISDRTFGTSFFLSEIYIGGKPLHFSGGSPILFEHLFWFLGHPEVYIAIMPAFGITSEVISIFSRKPIFGYSAMVVSFLIITILSALVWAHHMFVSGMNPFLGSVFSLTSFIIAVPSSVKVFNWLATLWRGSIEFTPAMLFAIGMVSFFITGGLTGLFVANPAIDIMVHDTHFVVAHFHLVMGSAAMFGFICGVYHWYPKIFGRLLNSQLGYLHFWITFAGIYLIFFPMHYVGMAGFPRRYYSFTIFESFSKYYDLNILISVAAFATFGGQLIFIYNFIHSMYRGRVAGENPWRANTLEWTTEPVPGHGNWKGPLPIVHRWPYDYSKPGAKEDYISQTVPYSETMDSNLPEDQKRGGKSNIIEGEKKDEDL, from the coding sequence ATGGAGGGAACAACACCCGAAAGGAATAAACTGTTTAGATTCATCTTTACCTATGTGTTTAGTCAGGATCACAAAATGATCGCTAAACAATATCTTTTTACAGCAATATTCTGGGCACTTCTGGGGTCTTTATTTTCAGTAATTATGAGAATTCAACTCGGATTTCCCGATGCTGATGTTTCCTGGCTAAAGCCTCTTCTTGGGAGATGGATTCAGGATGGAAGACTTGATCCCGAATTTTACCTTTCAATGGTTACGATCCACGGAACAATCATGATCTTTTTTGTGCTCACAGCAGGTCTTAGCGGGACTTTCAGTAATCTTCTTATTCCTTTGCAAATAGGAGCAAGAGATATGGCTTCTCCTTTTATCAATATGCTCAGCTATTGGTTATTTTTTATTTCAGGATTTATTATGTTTTGTTCCTTATTTCTCTCTACTGGTCCTGCTGCGGGAGGCTGGACAAGTTATCCGCCTTTAAGTGCTCTCCCTGAAGCATTGAGAGGGTCGGGGGGAGGTGTGACGTTATGGATCATCAGTATGGTTTTCTTTATCGTCTCCACACTTCTTGGAGGATTGAATTACATTACGACTGTTCTTAATTTACGAACTCATGGGATGTATATGACAAGACTGCCTCTTACTGTATGGGGTTTATTTTTTACAGCAATTCTGGGCCTGGTTTCTTTTCCGGTTTTGTTCTCGGCAATGCTACTATTGATTTCAGACAGGACATTCGGCACGAGTTTTTTTCTTTCAGAAATTTACATAGGCGGAAAGCCGCTTCATTTCAGTGGAGGAAGCCCGATTCTATTTGAACATCTGTTTTGGTTTCTTGGTCATCCCGAAGTATATATAGCCATTATGCCAGCATTTGGTATTACGTCAGAGGTGATCAGTATTTTTTCCAGAAAACCCATTTTTGGCTATTCTGCAATGGTAGTTTCTTTTTTAATTATAACAATACTGTCAGCATTGGTATGGGCTCATCATATGTTTGTTTCAGGAATGAATCCCTTTCTGGGCTCTGTCTTTAGTTTGACTTCATTTATAATAGCAGTACCTTCATCAGTAAAAGTATTTAATTGGCTTGCTACGCTCTGGAGGGGAAGCATTGAATTTACACCTGCCATGTTATTTGCAATTGGAATGGTTTCATTTTTTATCACTGGTGGACTTACCGGATTATTTGTTGCGAATCCTGCTATAGATATCATGGTGCATGATACACACTTTGTAGTTGCTCACTTTCATCTGGTGATGGGCAGTGCAGCGATGTTTGGCTTTATTTGCGGGGTTTATCATTGGTATCCTAAAATCTTTGGAAGATTGCTAAATTCTCAATTAGGCTATCTGCACTTCTGGATTACATTTGCAGGTATCTATCTAATATTTTTTCCGATGCACTATGTTGGAATGGCGGGTTTCCCAAGAAGATATTATTCATTTACAATTTTTGAATCTTTTAGTAAATATTATGATTTGAATATTCTTATCAGTGTCGCAGCGTTTGCCACTTTTGGCGGGCAGCTTATCTTTATTTATAACTTCATTCACAGTATGTACCGTGGTAGAGTAGCAGGTGAAAATCCTTGGAGAGCAAATACTCTTGAATGGACTACTGAACCAGTACCAGGTCACGGAAACTGGAAAGGTCCGTTGCCTATTGTTCATCGCTGGCCTTATGATTACAGCAAACCGGGAGCAAAGGAGGATTATATTAGTCAGACTGTTCCTTATTCTGAAACAATGGATTCTAATTTGCCCGAAGATCAGAAAAGAGGCGGAAAATCCAATATTATAGAAGGGGAGAAGAAAGATGAAGATCTCTGA
- a CDS encoding DEAD/DEAH box helicase codes for MSLEQLKLNKQLITAMQDAGFSKVREFQARSISRILGGQDLLGIGPEGCGKTTSLVLTTLMRLKYAQEEAPRALVLVPDKESGLALLENFQLLGKNTDLRYMGIFPGAGMEGQKEELDKGVDIVVGTPDRIQAMYYKSKINLSQLKVFIVDDAERHIKQGFQTIILQIAESLLKCQHLIFSEVYHEKLERLVEPILKHYNTVEVDIESIEQMDVIDQVLYHVPNYKTKLNLINLLMRDTEEFSKVVIFANTKITAESICKSLDKRNPGEVALFKVTRSSYPSLPSIETFIENPEIRMLIVSNEENPITDTVDIPFIFHFDIPPSKVLFIDRIKKETSENNEKLSFSFATDIELILVRKIEQEIGQNLPVEELPLGLIIEGDRKSHKEGEAEEQHETTGAAFHEKKASNAKTYNYKYMERLKLFGKKHRKHKKGE; via the coding sequence ATGTCTTTGGAACAATTAAAATTGAACAAGCAACTGATCACTGCAATGCAGGATGCAGGATTCAGCAAAGTAAGAGAATTTCAGGCCAGATCAATTTCCAGAATTCTGGGAGGGCAGGATCTCCTCGGTATCGGCCCTGAAGGATGCGGTAAAACTACCTCCCTGGTATTAACAACTCTTATGCGCCTGAAGTATGCACAGGAAGAAGCTCCCAGAGCCTTGGTTTTAGTACCGGATAAAGAATCTGGGCTTGCTTTGCTTGAAAATTTTCAATTATTAGGCAAAAACACCGATCTGAGATATATGGGAATCTTTCCTGGTGCTGGAATGGAAGGTCAGAAAGAAGAACTGGATAAAGGTGTTGATATAGTAGTTGGGACTCCCGACAGGATTCAGGCAATGTACTATAAGTCCAAAATCAATCTAAGCCAACTGAAAGTATTTATAGTGGATGATGCTGAACGTCATATTAAACAAGGTTTCCAGACAATCATTCTGCAGATAGCCGAAAGTCTTTTAAAATGCCAGCATCTTATTTTTTCCGAAGTATATCATGAGAAACTCGAACGTCTGGTTGAACCCATTCTAAAGCATTACAATACTGTTGAAGTAGATATAGAAAGCATTGAACAAATGGATGTGATAGATCAGGTTCTTTATCATGTACCAAACTACAAGACCAAGCTAAACCTAATTAACCTTTTAATGAGAGATACAGAGGAATTCTCTAAAGTTGTAATTTTTGCCAATACTAAGATAACAGCTGAAAGTATCTGCAAAAGTCTTGATAAAAGGAATCCCGGAGAAGTCGCTTTATTTAAAGTAACTAGGTCATCCTACCCTTCTCTTCCATCAATAGAAACATTCATTGAAAATCCTGAGATTCGAATGCTCATTGTTTCAAATGAAGAAAACCCTATTACAGATACGGTCGATATTCCATTCATATTCCATTTTGATATTCCTCCATCCAAAGTATTATTCATTGACAGAATTAAAAAGGAAACGTCAGAAAACAATGAAAAACTTTCCTTTTCATTTGCAACAGACATTGAATTGATTCTTGTCAGAAAAATAGAACAGGAGATCGGTCAGAACCTTCCTGTTGAGGAATTACCATTGGGACTGATTATAGAGGGGGACCGCAAAAGTCACAAGGAAGGTGAAGCTGAAGAACAGCACGAAACAACAGGTGCTGCTTTTCATGAAAAGAAAGCCAGCAATGCCAAAACCTATAATTATAAGTATATGGAAAGGCTTAAGCTCTTTGGCAAAAAGCATCGCAAGCATAAAAAAGGTGAGTAA